From a single Bacteroidota bacterium genomic region:
- the aroQ gene encoding type II 3-dehydroquinate dehydratase encodes MKLLILNGPNLNLLGKREPEIYGSKSFEDYFNYLKQNFKTVTLEYYQSNIEGELIDKIHEVGFNYDGIIFNAGAYTHTSVALGDAIKGVTTPVIEVHISNVHSREDFRHTSYIAPWCKGTIAGFGLKSYDLAIQSFI; translated from the coding sequence ATGAAATTACTCATTCTTAACGGTCCCAATTTAAATTTATTAGGGAAAAGAGAACCGGAAATATATGGCAGTAAAAGTTTTGAGGACTACTTCAATTACTTAAAGCAAAACTTTAAGACTGTAACGCTAGAGTATTACCAATCGAACATAGAAGGTGAGTTGATTGATAAAATTCATGAAGTTGGCTTTAACTATGACGGTATAATTTTCAATGCAGGAGCTTATACTCATACATCTGTTGCCTTGGGCGATGCCATTAAGGGAGTTACTACACCAGTTATAGAAGTACATATTTCTAACGTTCATTCGCGTGAAGATTTCAGACATACTTCCTATATAGCTCCATGGTGTAAAGGCACAATTGCAGGATTTGGGTTGAAATCGTACGACCTGGCAATTCAAAGTTTCATTTAA
- a CDS encoding transporter substrate-binding domain-containing protein, translated as MRKIFHFFITLIILVSCNSGEQKASESTSAKGKAVEPTEENYVKNIDLDQIKEKGVLRALTVYSPSNYFLYKGFSMGFEYELLNNFSEYLGVDLQIIRVNNLDEVIPMLKRGEGDIIAHGLTVTEDRKKEVSFTDYHRLTHQVLVQRKPENWRKMTLDEIDDVLVRNVIELLNDTVSIRKNSSYLERINNIMKETGGTIYIDTIHGKYSTEAIIEMVAKGDVKYTIADNNIADINKSNFSNIDVFTKLSLSQRISWSVRKDSPNLREEVNFWLKEIKKSGYFNIVFNKYYKNSKQYKKRIRSEYFSLKTGKISKYDDLVKEYSEKLGWDWRMLSSQIFQESKFDHDKKSWTGAEGLMQLMPKTAQSLGMTNNTPEENVKAGTKYLKQIYGKWEDIPDSIQRMKFTLASYNCGYAHVRDAQKLAKREKTDSTRWDEGISKYILMLSNSEYYNLPEVKYGYVRGRETYNYVEEIFDRYNNYKEFVEE; from the coding sequence ATGAGAAAAATTTTCCATTTTTTTATCACATTAATAATTCTGGTTTCATGTAATTCCGGTGAACAGAAAGCCTCAGAATCGACTTCAGCTAAAGGAAAAGCTGTTGAGCCGACTGAAGAGAATTACGTTAAAAACATCGACTTAGATCAGATAAAGGAAAAAGGTGTATTAAGAGCCTTAACAGTGTACTCTCCTTCAAATTATTTCCTGTATAAGGGGTTCAGTATGGGTTTCGAGTATGAATTGCTAAATAATTTTTCTGAATATCTGGGTGTTGATCTTCAAATTATAAGAGTAAATAATCTGGATGAGGTAATCCCAATGTTAAAAAGGGGAGAGGGCGACATTATTGCACATGGTTTAACAGTTACTGAAGACAGAAAAAAAGAAGTTAGTTTTACAGATTATCACCGTTTAACACATCAGGTACTGGTACAAAGAAAGCCTGAGAACTGGCGAAAAATGACACTGGATGAAATAGATGATGTGCTTGTAAGAAATGTTATAGAACTCCTGAATGACACAGTTTCCATTAGAAAAAATTCTTCATATCTGGAGAGAATTAATAATATAATGAAAGAAACCGGAGGTACTATATATATAGATACTATTCACGGTAAGTATTCAACTGAGGCGATAATTGAAATGGTAGCCAAGGGAGATGTAAAATATACTATTGCCGATAATAATATTGCCGATATTAATAAATCAAATTTTAGCAATATAGATGTTTTCACTAAGTTAAGTCTGTCTCAACGAATTTCATGGTCGGTTAGAAAAGATTCACCCAATCTGAGAGAAGAAGTGAATTTCTGGTTAAAAGAAATTAAAAAAAGTGGATATTTTAATATTGTTTTTAATAAATACTACAAAAATTCAAAGCAATATAAAAAGCGAATCAGAAGTGAGTATTTTAGTTTAAAAACCGGTAAAATAAGTAAGTACGACGATTTGGTTAAGGAGTACAGTGAAAAACTAGGATGGGACTGGAGAATGTTAAGTTCCCAAATATTTCAGGAATCTAAATTTGACCATGATAAAAAATCATGGACCGGAGCAGAAGGACTGATGCAGCTTATGCCAAAAACAGCACAAAGTTTAGGCATGACTAATAATACCCCTGAAGAAAATGTTAAGGCGGGAACCAAGTATTTGAAGCAAATTTATGGAAAATGGGAAGATATACCGGATTCCATACAAAGGATGAAATTTACTCTGGCATCGTATAATTGCGGATATGCTCATGTAAGAGATGCACAGAAGCTGGCTAAACGGGAGAAAACCGACTCGACAAGATGGGATGAAGGTATAAGTAAATATATACTGATGTTATCAAACTCTGAATATTATAATTTACCCGAAGTTAAATATGGTTACGTTCGCGGAAGGGAAACCTATAATTATGTTGAAGAAATTTTCGACAGATATAATAACTATAAAGAGTTTGTAGAAGAATAA